A genomic stretch from Dehalococcoidales bacterium includes:
- the efp gene encoding elongation factor P: protein MINSSELRKGVTIELDDKLYQVIEYQHIKMKRTALAKVKLRDIRDGHTIERSFQNTEKFVRARLEYRPMQYLYSDGDLYYFMDEENFEQTSLDSNQLGDAINYLKEGMSLQISSYKGELMGVEMPITVELEVTKSEPGFKGDTATAGTKPATLETGITIEVPLFVNEGDIVKVDTRSGSYLERVN from the coding sequence ATGATAAATTCCAGTGAGCTGAGAAAAGGGGTTACTATCGAGTTAGACGACAAACTGTACCAGGTTATCGAATACCAGCATATTAAGATGAAGCGGACGGCCCTGGCTAAGGTTAAGCTCCGCGATATCCGGGATGGCCACACTATTGAGCGGAGCTTTCAGAACACGGAGAAATTTGTACGCGCCCGGCTTGAGTACCGCCCGATGCAGTACCTCTACAGCGACGGAGACCTGTACTACTTTATGGACGAGGAGAACTTCGAGCAAACATCCCTGGACAGCAACCAGCTGGGTGACGCCATCAACTACCTTAAGGAAGGAATGTCCCTGCAAATATCAAGCTACAAGGGTGAACTGATGGGGGTCGAGATGCCGATTACCGTTGAGCTCGAGGTTACCAAGAGCGAGCCCGGATTCAAGGGAGACACCGCCACCGCCGGCACCAAACCGGCTACACTCGAGACCGGCATCACCATAGAGGTCCCCCTTTTTGTCAACGAGGGGGATATTGTCAAGGTTGACACCCGCAGCGGCAGCTATCTGGAGAGGGTGAACTGA
- the xerC gene encoding tyrosine recombinase XerC: MQQIFNRYVNYLEAERNASPYTIRNYTTDLLEFFSFLKSRKIDSLHEVDKQIVRDYLSHLLDQGFVKVSIARKLSAIRSFYRYLMREEIVATSPVADTSSPKLDKRLPGFLSQKEVIELLNAPDSSTPQGQRDRALLELLYASGLRVSELVNLDIDKINLDANEIRVRGKGSRERMVLMGKPAAAAIFTYISQGRTSLLGGKGTPALFVNRSGRRLVERRVQKIVEKYSAAAGIKRRVHPHMLRHSFATHLLDGGADLRVVQQLLGHADLSTTQIYTHVTKSQARKVYLSAHPMAGGKQDNELEG; this comes from the coding sequence ATGCAACAGATATTTAACCGATACGTAAACTACCTTGAGGCAGAGCGGAATGCTTCTCCATATACCATACGCAACTATACCACCGATCTGCTGGAATTTTTCAGCTTCCTGAAGTCACGAAAGATCGACTCGCTTCACGAGGTGGACAAACAGATCGTCCGCGACTACCTCTCCCACCTCCTTGATCAGGGATTTGTCAAGGTCAGTATCGCCCGTAAGCTCTCGGCGATACGCTCCTTCTATCGCTACCTGATGCGAGAAGAGATAGTTGCTACCAGCCCGGTCGCCGATACCTCTTCTCCCAAGCTGGACAAGCGGCTGCCCGGCTTCCTGAGCCAGAAAGAGGTGATTGAGCTTCTCAACGCTCCTGACTCATCCACACCGCAGGGACAACGCGACCGGGCCCTGCTGGAACTGCTCTACGCTTCCGGTTTGAGGGTAAGCGAGCTGGTAAACCTGGATATTGATAAGATTAACCTTGACGCCAATGAAATCAGAGTCCGGGGCAAAGGCTCTCGAGAGCGGATGGTGCTGATGGGTAAGCCAGCCGCAGCAGCCATTTTTACCTACATAAGCCAGGGCAGAACCAGTCTGCTGGGCGGAAAAGGTACCCCGGCCCTGTTCGTTAACCGCAGCGGCAGGCGCCTGGTAGAACGGAGGGTGCAGAAGATAGTGGAGAAATACTCCGCTGCTGCCGGCATCAAAAGGCGGGTCCATCCCCACATGCTACGCCATTCCTTCGCCACTCACCTTCTCGACGGCGGGGCTGACTTGAGAGTGGTACAGCAGCTTCTGGGGCATGCCGACCTGTCCACTACCCAGATCTACACCCACGTCACTAAGAGTCAGGCAAGAAAGGTATACCTCTCCGCCCATCCCATGGCAGGAGGAAAGCAGGATAATGAGCTGGAAGGATAG
- a CDS encoding V-type ATP synthase subunit E family protein, with protein sequence MTGMDKIGEAILDKVKTEADGIVAEAEAKASQEIEQAKKQQLVRLEEEKSRILRQAGEEATRIEAQATVKARQELSRAKSDVIDEIIDRVRKQLATGSRDEGSLAGLLKEAAAPLGTAKGRVYLSPKDIGGVKKLLARDKELAARIVEVKEYDCSGGVIVEDVDGKIRIDDTYETRLEMLLPRLLPEIGRDLFPD encoded by the coding sequence ATGACAGGAATGGATAAAATAGGCGAAGCCATCCTGGATAAAGTAAAGACCGAGGCTGATGGTATTGTAGCGGAAGCCGAGGCTAAGGCCAGTCAGGAGATCGAGCAGGCCAAGAAGCAGCAGCTGGTCAGGTTGGAGGAGGAGAAGAGCAGGATTCTCCGGCAGGCCGGTGAGGAAGCTACCCGGATCGAGGCTCAGGCTACCGTGAAAGCCCGTCAGGAGCTGTCCCGGGCCAAGTCCGATGTAATCGATGAGATAATTGATAGAGTAAGAAAGCAGCTTGCCACAGGCTCGAGGGACGAAGGTTCGCTGGCGGGCCTGCTCAAAGAGGCCGCTGCTCCTCTTGGCACCGCTAAAGGCAGGGTCTATCTTTCCCCTAAAGATATCGGCGGGGTAAAAAAGCTCCTTGCCCGTGATAAGGAACTGGCTGCCAGGATAGTTGAGGTCAAGGAGTATGACTGCAGTGGCGGGGTCATCGTCGAGGATGTTGACGGCAAAATCCGGATAGACGATACCTACGAAACCAGGCTGGAGATGCTACTGCCAAGGTTGCTGCCGGAAATAGGCAGGGATCTCTTTCCGGATTAA
- the dprA gene encoding DNA-processing protein DprA, producing MKNKELKYWVGFSLIPGIGRVRITQMENYFGSLENAWKAGSGDLRNSGLDSSTVRTITSRRPGLCLEAEMEKLESYGVGAVTWHDEGYPARLKEIYDCPPILYIRGTLLPEDERCLAVVGTRRATVYGRQIAEEIAADLARSKITIVSGLARGIDSVAHQAALEVGGRSIAVFGCGLDTIYPAENANLARRIAEQGVLMSEYPLGTRPRADRFPRRNRIMSGLSLGVLVIEAGKTSGAMITANLALEQNREVFAIPGSILSPASTGTNHLIQEGAKLVSSYADILEELNLTEVAHQIELKEAIPASETEALLLKQLGAEPVHIDEVCRSSGLPVSQVSSTLVMMELKGMVKQMGVMSFILAREDRAEYRVRVE from the coding sequence ATGAAGAACAAAGAGCTTAAATACTGGGTCGGCTTCAGCCTGATTCCTGGCATCGGTCGGGTCAGAATAACCCAGATGGAGAATTATTTTGGCAGCCTTGAGAATGCCTGGAAGGCCGGTTCGGGTGACTTAAGGAACTCCGGACTGGATAGCAGCACGGTACGTACCATCACTTCACGACGCCCCGGTCTGTGCCTGGAAGCAGAGATGGAAAAGCTCGAGAGCTATGGCGTGGGTGCGGTCACCTGGCACGACGAGGGCTATCCGGCCCGTCTTAAAGAGATATACGACTGCCCGCCGATACTCTACATCCGGGGCACGCTTCTTCCTGAGGACGAGCGGTGTCTGGCGGTGGTCGGCACACGCCGGGCCACTGTTTATGGAAGGCAGATAGCCGAGGAGATAGCCGCCGATCTGGCCCGAAGCAAAATTACCATCGTCAGCGGTCTGGCCCGGGGCATCGATTCGGTAGCGCACCAGGCTGCTCTGGAGGTTGGTGGCAGAAGTATCGCCGTATTCGGTTGCGGCCTCGATACTATCTATCCCGCAGAGAACGCCAACTTGGCCCGCCGTATCGCTGAGCAGGGGGTACTGATGAGCGAGTACCCCCTGGGAACCAGACCTCGCGCCGACCGGTTCCCCCGGCGTAACCGCATAATGAGCGGCCTTAGCCTGGGCGTCCTGGTTATCGAAGCCGGTAAGACCAGCGGAGCGATGATTACCGCCAACCTGGCGCTGGAACAGAACCGCGAGGTGTTTGCCATCCCCGGCAGCATACTATCACCGGCGAGTACCGGCACCAACCACCTTATCCAGGAGGGTGCCAAGCTGGTCAGCAGCTATGCTGATATACTGGAGGAACTGAACCTGACCGAGGTCGCCCATCAAATAGAACTGAAGGAGGCTATCCCGGCCTCGGAAACAGAAGCCCTGCTCTTAAAACAACTGGGCGCCGAGCCTGTTCACATTGATGAAGTATGCCGTAGCAGCGGTCTGCCGGTATCACAGGTCAGCAGCACGCTGGTGATGATGGAGCTTAAAGGAATGGTGAAGCAGATGGGGGTAATGAGTTTTATACTGGCCCGAGAAGACAGAGCGGAATATCGGGTGAGAGTGGAATAG
- a CDS encoding V-type ATPase subunit: MSNAEYAFMSAYLKGAEARMVTPDHINRLSRNAAVPDVMEAIRDTEVGGYLETASVKTFDDSDRCLWQYFGRCLERLEALRLMPDDMCKVLNAYKVRYDIINIKAVLQSIPTGKQANLIPVGVIHMRGLLDELARAASVDAVIRLLVECGLGTYASVIREYDTGNETGLKLQMEAGLDGEYYKNLLDTAKDVEDGFILAKTFGLSVDLINLKIVSRAVIEEIGAAVSGCIITGGYLLSSQAVAGLLSGKLADIPNALGGTPYRVIADEVVAGYNRSKSITAVEEIIDRHRFQLLKEMLSPRVMSPLVIAWYLTVAEVEIRNLRLIMKAAFDGISTDEIKEYLVF, from the coding sequence GTGTCCAACGCGGAATATGCTTTTATGTCGGCTTACCTGAAAGGAGCTGAGGCCAGGATGGTGACTCCTGATCACATCAATCGGCTGTCCCGGAATGCTGCCGTACCTGATGTGATGGAGGCTATCCGGGATACCGAGGTCGGCGGGTACCTTGAGACGGCATCGGTCAAGACTTTCGATGACTCCGACCGCTGCTTATGGCAGTATTTTGGCCGGTGTCTGGAACGGTTGGAAGCTCTCAGGCTTATGCCGGATGATATGTGTAAGGTACTGAATGCCTACAAAGTAAGGTACGATATTATCAACATCAAGGCTGTCCTGCAGAGCATCCCGACTGGTAAGCAGGCCAACCTGATACCGGTGGGGGTTATTCATATGCGCGGGCTGCTTGATGAGCTTGCCCGTGCCGCTAGTGTTGACGCCGTTATCCGGCTGCTGGTCGAATGTGGACTGGGGACCTATGCCTCTGTCATCAGGGAGTACGACACAGGGAATGAGACGGGACTTAAGCTACAGATGGAAGCGGGACTGGATGGGGAGTATTACAAGAACCTCCTGGATACGGCCAAAGATGTAGAAGACGGTTTCATTCTGGCTAAGACCTTCGGGCTTAGCGTCGATTTGATCAACCTTAAGATTGTCAGCCGCGCTGTCATTGAGGAAATAGGGGCGGCGGTCTCCGGCTGCATCATCACCGGAGGGTATCTGCTCTCTAGCCAGGCGGTTGCGGGACTGCTATCCGGCAAGCTGGCTGATATTCCCAATGCCTTAGGGGGTACCCCATACCGTGTTATTGCGGACGAAGTAGTAGCCGGCTATAACCGGAGCAAAAGCATCACCGCCGTTGAGGAGATTATTGACAGGCACAGGTTCCAGCTGCTGAAGGAGATGCTGTCGCCACGGGTGATGAGTCCTCTGGTGATTGCCTGGTATTTAACTGTCGCAGAGGTGGAAATAAGGAACCTGAGGCTGATAATGAAGGCGGCTTTCGACGGTATATCTACGGATGAAATAAAAGAGTATCTGGTGTTCTGA
- the topA gene encoding type I DNA topoisomerase gives MKKNLVIVESPAKAKTLGRILGKEYNLKASMGHIRDLPKGAIGVDIANSFAPKYVVPRIKSKLVKELKEAAKTAAAVYLATDPDREGEAIAWHLYEVTRSDRKPYHRVVFHEITEEAIKHAFKQPRSIDLELVNAQQARRIMDRLVGYKISPLLWKKVRRGLSAGRVQSVALRIIVEREREIDKFTPQEYWTIEAELATETPADATVRAILVGLGDGTKLEIQSSKEADGICDELKEARYRVGGVRTKKVSRRPAPPFITSTLQQEAWRRFRFSAKQTMSLAQQLYEGLTVGDEGSVGLITYMRTDSTRVARSAIVEAREFINSRYGPEFVPAHARSFTKAVKGAQEAHEAIRPTRIGREPSLLQPYLNKMQLKLYQLIWQRMVASQMSDAIFDNTSIEIEAIRPYDSGKYILKASSSVIKFPGFMSLYIAGKDEDEAEEKKSPLLPHLERGNKLELIELFPEQRFTQPPPRFTEASLIKVLEQNGIGRPSTYATILSTIIEREYVNKDKGSLQPTELGIIVNDQLTQHFANIINVEFTARMEEELDEIGSRKRGWVEVLNDFYTPFDESLKSAAELMEKVKIADEQTEESCPRCGKPLVVKYGRYGKFISCSGYPECKYTRSYEIKTGVNCPEPGCNGSIVEKINKKKRTFYGCNRWPECDFAINTRPIPRPCPKCGGLLTLYRRKQTKCTKCDYKGKLEE, from the coding sequence ATGAAAAAGAATCTGGTTATCGTGGAATCACCGGCCAAAGCAAAGACACTGGGTAGAATTCTGGGTAAAGAATACAACCTGAAGGCATCCATGGGCCATATCAGAGACCTGCCTAAAGGCGCCATAGGAGTGGACATAGCAAACAGCTTCGCTCCGAAATATGTAGTGCCCCGGATCAAGAGCAAGCTGGTAAAGGAGCTTAAAGAGGCGGCGAAAACGGCAGCCGCGGTATACCTGGCTACTGACCCCGACCGCGAGGGAGAAGCCATCGCCTGGCATCTGTATGAGGTAACCAGGTCAGACCGGAAACCATACCACCGCGTTGTCTTTCATGAAATAACCGAGGAAGCCATCAAGCATGCCTTCAAACAGCCACGATCAATAGACCTGGAACTGGTCAATGCCCAGCAGGCACGACGTATTATGGACCGGCTGGTCGGCTACAAAATAAGTCCGCTCCTCTGGAAAAAGGTAAGGCGTGGACTCTCCGCCGGCAGGGTGCAATCAGTGGCGCTACGGATTATCGTCGAGCGGGAGCGGGAGATTGATAAATTTACCCCGCAGGAATACTGGACTATCGAGGCGGAACTGGCCACGGAAACGCCTGCCGATGCCACCGTGCGGGCCATTCTGGTCGGTCTCGGCGACGGTACCAAGCTGGAAATTCAAAGCAGCAAGGAAGCGGATGGTATCTGTGATGAGCTTAAAGAAGCCAGATACCGGGTGGGAGGGGTAAGGACAAAAAAGGTATCCCGCCGGCCTGCCCCCCCGTTTATCACCAGCACACTACAGCAGGAAGCTTGGCGCAGGTTCCGCTTCAGCGCCAAGCAGACCATGTCTCTCGCACAACAGCTCTATGAAGGCCTGACGGTAGGCGATGAGGGCAGCGTAGGGTTGATTACCTATATGCGTACCGACTCCACCAGGGTCGCCCGCTCCGCAATAGTCGAAGCCAGAGAGTTCATTAACTCCAGGTATGGACCCGAGTTCGTTCCGGCACACGCCCGTTCCTTCACCAAAGCGGTAAAGGGAGCCCAGGAGGCCCACGAAGCCATCCGGCCGACCCGGATCGGGCGGGAGCCCTCCCTTCTTCAGCCATACCTCAATAAGATGCAACTCAAGCTCTACCAGCTTATCTGGCAGAGGATGGTAGCCAGCCAGATGTCGGACGCCATATTCGATAACACCAGCATTGAGATTGAAGCAATAAGACCCTATGACAGCGGTAAATATATCCTTAAGGCTTCAAGCTCGGTTATCAAGTTCCCCGGCTTTATGTCCCTCTATATCGCCGGTAAGGATGAAGACGAAGCAGAAGAAAAGAAAAGCCCCCTGCTTCCCCACCTGGAAAGAGGCAACAAGCTCGAGCTTATCGAGCTTTTCCCGGAGCAACGCTTTACCCAACCCCCACCCCGTTTCACCGAAGCGTCCCTGATCAAGGTGCTGGAGCAGAATGGCATCGGGCGACCCAGCACCTATGCCACCATACTCTCCACCATTATTGAGCGCGAATATGTCAACAAGGACAAGGGTAGTCTTCAGCCGACCGAGCTGGGAATTATAGTCAATGACCAGCTTACTCAGCACTTTGCCAACATCATTAACGTTGAGTTCACTGCCCGTATGGAGGAGGAACTCGACGAGATAGGCAGCAGGAAGCGGGGGTGGGTGGAGGTTCTTAACGACTTCTACACCCCCTTCGATGAGAGCCTGAAGAGTGCCGCTGAGCTTATGGAAAAGGTGAAGATAGCTGATGAGCAGACTGAAGAGAGCTGCCCCCGCTGCGGGAAGCCACTGGTGGTCAAATACGGACGCTACGGCAAGTTCATCTCCTGCAGCGGCTATCCCGAATGTAAATACACCAGGTCGTATGAAATTAAGACCGGCGTCAATTGCCCGGAACCGGGCTGCAACGGCAGCATAGTCGAGAAGATAAATAAGAAGAAGCGTACCTTCTACGGCTGCAACCGCTGGCCCGAATGCGACTTTGCCATTAACACCAGACCTATCCCCCGCCCCTGTCCCAAATGCGGCGGACTGCTGACACTATACCGGCGCAAGCAGACAAAATGCACCAAGTGCGACTATAAAGGCAAGCTGGAGGAGTAA
- a CDS encoding V-type ATPase 116kDa subunit family protein gives MTPPIIVNSPESMVKVRVVTLKDYSEQTLKTLHKVGVLHVEEAKELKPVDRAAIESQRKEVTELATFVNNMLGYLTGKEEVLPEEDVEVVYTRPFPELSREVRSLYTRFAGLYDKAVKTDNEIRELTEQKRHLGLLTQFYDLKLKDLEFSGDYLFSRVFVLPAEAYQALRDEIQGYLFESSVAAVEDEAVLYLIAKVENRDAIESLISGAGGRALLIPDGNQSLGGFLNNTETRLQKLEESLSATYQELQNKARQDVKTLALFKGALAAERQRLSVLSRACEAKYVTSVEGWIPANSAETLVFQLKDSIEYIFVDTREPEDSEEPPTKMKNPTPLRPFQVVVNLFAIPKYREWDPTPIVAYSFAIFYGLMTADVVYAAGMILISRFLVVKFLGGTRSEAVMLLQRVLYICGGVGLALGLLSGSYLGNIHTMFGLGDPGLVTGVQRLLQNPLIFVILALFIGFIHVNIGNVLALIKMVKERNRGAIVAKVGLFSLQFGALYIIRAVMNVDIPSVLGLIIRMPQFSPQVYDVSLYFAIAGIGMIVAGNFIEKGGLGAILWLFDITGILGDIMSYARIAGVGLATYYLATVFNMLGPLFGDLLPFSGMVGVIAGGALSILILVIGHTVNLLLSVLTGFIHSLRLCFVEFLFKFYEGGGRIYSPFKLIKRPPVLVGAKS, from the coding sequence ATGACTCCACCGATAATCGTCAATTCTCCTGAATCGATGGTTAAGGTGAGAGTCGTTACCCTTAAGGATTACTCCGAGCAGACCCTAAAGACCCTGCATAAAGTCGGGGTCCTTCACGTTGAGGAGGCTAAAGAGCTAAAGCCGGTAGACAGGGCGGCTATCGAGAGCCAGCGAAAGGAAGTCACTGAACTGGCGACCTTTGTGAACAACATGCTGGGCTACCTCACCGGGAAAGAGGAGGTCTTGCCTGAAGAAGACGTCGAGGTGGTATACACCCGCCCATTTCCCGAACTCAGCCGGGAAGTACGGTCATTGTACACCCGCTTCGCCGGACTGTACGATAAGGCGGTCAAGACCGATAACGAGATTCGGGAATTGACCGAGCAGAAAAGACATCTAGGGCTACTCACTCAATTCTACGATCTTAAGCTGAAGGACCTGGAATTCTCCGGAGACTACCTTTTTTCCCGGGTCTTTGTGCTGCCTGCCGAAGCATACCAGGCTTTACGCGATGAGATTCAGGGTTATCTTTTTGAAAGCTCTGTTGCCGCTGTGGAAGACGAGGCCGTTCTTTACCTTATTGCTAAGGTGGAGAACCGGGATGCCATCGAATCTCTGATTAGCGGTGCCGGAGGTAGGGCCCTGTTGATACCGGACGGCAATCAAAGCCTGGGCGGGTTTCTTAACAATACTGAGACCAGGCTGCAAAAGCTCGAGGAAAGCCTGTCCGCAACCTATCAGGAACTCCAGAATAAGGCCAGGCAGGACGTAAAGACGCTTGCCCTCTTTAAAGGGGCGCTGGCGGCAGAAAGACAGCGGCTATCGGTCTTAAGCCGGGCCTGTGAAGCGAAGTATGTCACCTCGGTGGAAGGGTGGATACCGGCAAACAGCGCTGAGACGCTGGTCTTTCAGCTTAAGGATAGTATAGAGTATATCTTCGTTGATACCAGGGAGCCGGAGGACTCGGAAGAACCGCCCACCAAGATGAAGAACCCGACTCCGCTGAGACCATTCCAGGTCGTGGTCAACCTGTTTGCTATTCCCAAATACAGGGAATGGGACCCGACGCCCATTGTCGCCTACTCCTTTGCTATTTTCTATGGATTGATGACAGCCGATGTGGTCTATGCGGCAGGGATGATTCTGATTAGCCGGTTTCTGGTTGTCAAATTCCTCGGCGGAACCAGGTCCGAGGCGGTGATGCTGCTGCAGAGAGTTCTGTATATCTGCGGCGGAGTTGGCCTTGCCCTGGGCCTGCTTAGCGGCAGCTATCTGGGTAATATCCACACCATGTTTGGACTCGGGGATCCCGGTCTGGTTACCGGGGTCCAGCGGCTACTGCAAAATCCGCTAATCTTTGTCATACTGGCGCTTTTTATCGGTTTCATCCATGTCAATATCGGCAATGTACTGGCTCTCATCAAGATGGTCAAGGAGAGAAACCGGGGTGCCATAGTTGCCAAGGTGGGGCTCTTTTCACTTCAGTTCGGCGCACTCTATATCATACGCGCCGTAATGAATGTGGATATTCCCTCCGTGCTCGGCCTTATTATCAGGATGCCTCAGTTCTCGCCTCAGGTCTATGATGTCTCCCTGTACTTTGCTATCGCCGGGATAGGCATGATAGTCGCCGGCAATTTTATCGAGAAGGGTGGCCTCGGGGCGATACTCTGGCTTTTTGATATCACCGGCATCCTGGGTGATATTATGTCCTATGCCAGAATCGCCGGTGTGGGCCTGGCTACTTACTATCTGGCTACAGTATTCAATATGCTGGGGCCCCTATTCGGCGACCTGTTGCCTTTCTCGGGTATGGTCGGTGTCATCGCCGGTGGTGCTCTAAGTATTCTAATTCTGGTTATAGGACACACTGTCAACCTGTTGCTCAGTGTCCTGACCGGATTTATCCATTCACTCCGGCTGTGTTTTGTCGAGTTCTTGTTTAAGTTCTATGAAGGAGGGGGCAGGATATATAGTCCATTTAAGTTGATTAAGCGGCCACCCGTATTGGTGGGAGCAAAATCTTAG
- a CDS encoding aminopeptidase P family protein, translated as MSWKDRIKRLLQGFANQEIDAILISRPENRYYLSGFNGSDGYLLITPRKQVLATDFRYLEQAHRQSPGFTIFRISGPAENWFPELVDEPGINRLGFESRHITFYHYRELSDIIRKKKLPFRLIPVDGLIESLRVIKEPEEIELIARAAAVSDAAFSYAASIIGNGVSEQELAWAIERFMREKGSEPIPFNVIIGSGDNSALPHISPSPRTIHPGEPIVMDFGARISGYSSDLSRTLCIGGRDETFRKVYDTVLGAQLTAIAMIKGGMSGEEADNMARIVIEEAGYGEAFGHALGHGIGLSPHEAPRLGRGSTEPLTNGMVFTIEPGIYIPGWGGVRIEDTVVMEDNKVRVISKAEKIGV; from the coding sequence ATGAGCTGGAAGGATAGAATTAAGCGGCTGCTACAGGGTTTCGCCAACCAGGAGATTGATGCTATCTTGATCTCCCGGCCGGAGAACAGATATTACCTGTCCGGTTTTAACGGCTCCGACGGCTATCTCTTGATCACACCCCGGAAGCAGGTCCTAGCCACCGACTTTCGCTACCTGGAACAGGCGCATAGGCAATCGCCCGGCTTTACAATCTTTCGGATAAGCGGCCCCGCGGAGAACTGGTTCCCTGAGCTGGTGGATGAGCCGGGCATTAACCGGCTTGGGTTTGAGAGCAGGCACATCACCTTTTATCATTACCGGGAATTATCTGATATAATAAGGAAAAAGAAGCTTCCCTTCAGGCTTATCCCTGTCGACGGGCTTATCGAGTCGCTACGGGTGATCAAAGAACCTGAGGAGATCGAGCTGATAGCCCGGGCAGCGGCAGTCAGCGATGCCGCCTTTTCCTATGCCGCGAGTATCATCGGTAACGGCGTCAGTGAGCAGGAGCTGGCCTGGGCGATAGAAAGGTTTATGCGGGAAAAGGGTAGTGAGCCCATCCCCTTCAATGTTATTATCGGCTCAGGTGATAATTCAGCACTACCCCATATCAGTCCCTCGCCACGTACTATACATCCCGGAGAGCCGATAGTAATGGACTTCGGTGCCAGGATCAGCGGCTACTCCAGCGATCTCAGCCGTACTCTTTGCATCGGCGGCCGGGACGAGACATTTCGTAAGGTATACGATACTGTTCTCGGGGCGCAGTTAACCGCAATCGCAATGATCAAGGGAGGAATGAGTGGAGAGGAGGCGGACAATATGGCGAGGATAGTCATAGAAGAGGCTGGCTACGGTGAAGCTTTCGGTCATGCCCTGGGTCACGGCATAGGACTGTCGCCGCATGAGGCACCACGCCTCGGTCGTGGCAGCACCGAGCCGCTAACCAACGGAATGGTATTTACTATTGAACCCGGAATCTACATCCCGGGCTGGGGAGGCGTCAGGATCGAGGATACGGTAGTGATGGAAGACAACAAAGTCAGGGTAATTTCAAAAGCTGAGAAGATAGGAGTCTAG
- a CDS encoding V-type ATP synthase subunit F: MVDVKHLGIVVIGDEDLVNGLRLAGVSRYHVIEDGTNAEEVRKAVGAELAEPGVAIIVILEDYARHVDDLLARIQEKRVSPPVVIEVPSRYGTRYEDVSRYYKAYIRKFIGFDIEI, translated from the coding sequence GTGGTAGACGTAAAGCACCTGGGCATAGTTGTAATCGGGGACGAAGACCTGGTCAACGGGCTGAGACTGGCTGGGGTAAGCAGGTATCACGTGATAGAGGACGGGACTAATGCCGAGGAGGTCAGGAAGGCCGTCGGTGCAGAGCTGGCTGAACCCGGTGTTGCCATAATAGTGATACTGGAAGACTACGCCAGACATGTTGACGACCTGCTGGCCCGCATTCAGGAAAAGAGGGTTTCGCCGCCGGTGGTCATCGAGGTTCCCTCGAGATACGGTACGCGTTATGAGGACGTCTCCCGGTATTACAAGGCTTATATCAGGAAATTTATCGGCTTCGATATAGAAATCTAG